A genome region from Acidobacteriota bacterium includes the following:
- a CDS encoding ABC transporter permease, which yields MLTLWQDLRYGARMLMKQKGITAIAVLSLALGIGANTALFSIVDAMLLRMLPVKEPERLVLFRSMAPREFSVGSYSGNSETDPATGQRRMTSFAYISYQRMREQESPLSDIFAFGDVGLNVNADGISDVASGQAVSGNYFIGLGVQPMLGRVMTDEDDKASASPVAVISYRYWQQRFHGNEAVIGKQINLNNIAFTIIGVTPPGFEGTMEAGSTQDVTIPLAWEPQLYTDRNFSNLSGAGTWWLRLMGRLKPGATAEQARAQLEPVFHNSVLEHRAARQVQAQAAGRNAINNLDPKFYPRLFLDPGGQGEMNTRQYYAPSLYMLLGVVGLVLLIACANVANLLLARAASRQKEIAVRLALGASRWRLIRQLLTESVLLALIGGALGILFTLWIKDGLLAVNDWGGRGMRALEPQLDWRVLGFTMALSLLTGIIFGLAPAWRATKVDLTPTLKDSGRGSSAISRSLLSRGLVVAQVALSLLLLIGAGLFVRTLLNLQHVEPGFNTRNLMLFGIQPGLIGYKEDRLSQLYERTMERLEAVPGVQSVTFSRMALLARGSSSRDVFLRDVLNAPPDAEGRIKSSGEGYIHQARENFTEAMGIPLLAGRRLTAQDDAKAPRVVVVNQTFANTYFPNENPIGKRFTFDPKKPDEIEIVGLVKDAKYARQRDEVPPTAYTSWRQELRSMGNATIEVRTAGDPSNAVAAVRQAMREVDENLPLVNIRTQVEQAEETLRMERLFAKLLTLFGLLAQQLASIGLFGVMAYAVSQRTHEIGIRMALGAEGRDVMNMVLRQGMRLTLLGIVLGLIGAYVLTKYLESWVHLSRMLFNVKPTDPMTYGVIVVGLTVVALVACFIPAWRATKVDPMIALRYE from the coding sequence ATGCTGACGTTGTGGCAAGACCTGCGTTATGGCGCGCGAATGTTGATGAAGCAGAAAGGCATCACGGCGATTGCGGTGTTGTCGTTGGCGCTGGGAATTGGCGCGAATACGGCGCTGTTTAGCATCGTGGATGCAATGTTGCTCAGAATGCTGCCGGTCAAAGAACCGGAACGGTTGGTGCTGTTCCGTTCAATGGCGCCGCGCGAATTCAGCGTTGGCAGTTACAGCGGAAATTCCGAAACCGACCCGGCCACTGGGCAACGGCGTATGACTTCGTTTGCCTATATCAGCTACCAGCGCATGCGCGAACAGGAAAGCCCGCTTTCGGACATCTTTGCATTCGGCGATGTGGGATTAAATGTCAATGCGGATGGAATTTCCGATGTTGCCAGTGGGCAGGCAGTTTCGGGGAATTATTTTATCGGGCTGGGCGTGCAGCCGATGTTGGGGCGCGTGATGACCGATGAAGATGACAAGGCGTCGGCAAGTCCTGTTGCCGTCATCAGTTATCGGTACTGGCAACAACGATTTCACGGCAATGAAGCCGTCATTGGGAAGCAGATCAATCTGAACAACATCGCCTTTACCATCATAGGGGTCACGCCGCCGGGATTTGAGGGAACGATGGAGGCTGGTTCGACGCAGGATGTAACGATCCCACTGGCTTGGGAGCCGCAGCTTTACACGGACCGCAACTTTTCCAACCTGAGCGGCGCTGGCACTTGGTGGTTGCGGCTGATGGGAAGACTGAAGCCAGGGGCGACTGCGGAACAGGCGCGAGCCCAACTGGAACCAGTGTTTCACAATTCCGTTCTGGAACATCGCGCCGCGCGACAGGTGCAGGCGCAGGCAGCGGGTCGCAATGCAATCAACAATTTGGACCCAAAATTTTATCCGCGTTTGTTTCTCGATCCGGGCGGGCAGGGCGAAATGAATACGCGACAGTATTACGCGCCATCGCTGTATATGCTGCTCGGCGTCGTCGGCTTGGTATTGCTGATTGCCTGTGCAAACGTCGCGAATTTGCTATTGGCGCGCGCGGCTTCCAGGCAAAAAGAAATCGCCGTGCGGCTGGCGCTCGGAGCCAGTCGCTGGCGATTGATTCGCCAGTTGCTGACCGAAAGCGTGCTGCTGGCTTTGATCGGCGGAGCGCTGGGAATCCTGTTCACCCTGTGGATCAAGGATGGATTGCTGGCCGTGAACGATTGGGGCGGACGCGGGATGCGCGCGCTGGAACCGCAACTGGATTGGCGCGTGCTCGGTTTTACGATGGCGTTGTCATTGTTGACCGGTATTATTTTTGGATTGGCTCCGGCGTGGCGCGCGACGAAAGTGGATTTGACGCCCACGCTGAAAGACAGCGGACGCGGATCGAGCGCCATTTCGCGCTCTTTGCTCAGCCGAGGATTGGTTGTGGCGCAAGTGGCATTGTCTTTATTGCTGCTGATCGGCGCTGGATTGTTTGTCCGAACCTTGCTGAATTTGCAGCACGTCGAGCCGGGCTTTAACACGCGCAATTTGATGCTGTTCGGCATTCAGCCGGGGTTGATTGGATACAAAGAGGACAGGTTATCCCAACTGTACGAACGAACGATGGAGCGGTTGGAAGCAGTTCCGGGCGTGCAGTCGGTGACTTTTTCGCGCATGGCGTTGCTGGCGCGAGGATCAAGCTCGCGCGATGTGTTTTTGCGCGATGTATTGAATGCTCCGCCGGATGCAGAAGGTCGAATCAAATCCAGCGGTGAAGGTTACATTCATCAGGCGCGCGAAAACTTTACGGAAGCGATGGGAATTCCGCTGCTGGCCGGACGCAGATTGACAGCACAGGATGACGCCAAGGCACCCAGAGTCGTGGTGGTCAATCAAACCTTCGCCAACACATACTTCCCCAACGAAAATCCCATCGGTAAACGATTCACCTTCGACCCGAAAAAGCCGGATGAAATTGAAATTGTCGGGTTGGTCAAGGACGCGAAATATGCGCGCCAGCGCGATGAGGTTCCGCCTACGGCTTATACCTCCTGGCGGCAGGAACTTCGCTCGATGGGCAATGCCACCATTGAAGTTCGCACGGCAGGCGATCCATCGAATGCAGTCGCAGCCGTTCGCCAGGCCATGCGCGAAGTGGATGAAAATCTGCCTCTGGTCAACATCCGCACCCAGGTCGAACAAGCCGAGGAAACGCTGCGGATGGAGCGGCTCTTCGCCAAGCTGCTGACTTTATTTGGTCTGCTGGCGCAACAACTGGCTTCCATCGGGTTGTTCGGCGTGATGGCCTATGCGGTTTCCCAGCGAACACACGAAATCGGAATTCGGATGGCGCTTGGCGCTGAAGGGCGCGATGTGATGAATATGGTTCTGCGGCAGGGAATGAGGCTGACGTTGCTTGGGATTGTGTTGGGGTTGATCGGAGCCTATGTCCTGACGAAATACCTGGAAAGTTGGGTGCATTTGTCGCGCATGCTGTTCAACGTGAAGCCCACTGATCCGATGACCTATGGCGTGATTGTTGTTGGATTGACGGTCGTGGCGCTCGTGGCGTGTTTCATTCCGGCATGGCGCGCAACGAAAGTGGATCCGATGATTGCGCTTCGCTACGAATGA
- a CDS encoding AAA family ATPase gives MEPILQPEEISPAIELANRVLSQLDRILLGRAELHRLVLAGILSRGHILLEGLPGVGKTALVKTLGDLLGLQFKRVQFTPDLMPSDILGSHILQGDGDGRRAMEFHAGPVFTNLLLADEINRASPKTQSALLEAMQERSVTLLGATRQLPDPFFVLASQNPIELEGTYPLPEAQLDRFLFKLNVGGADVDTLDQIISTRRRGEAPMPEFVVSSGELHQLFAVMDRIYLPKAVSRYISRLVAATHADSPEATEEVKNYVAYGASPRAAIAMAEAARAFALLAGRPTVGFEDVKAVASPVLNHRLVLNYKAKFDGMNASSLIARLLSQLDETGIKLPRDVEIEK, from the coding sequence ATGGAACCCATTCTCCAACCCGAAGAAATCAGTCCGGCAATCGAACTTGCCAATCGTGTTCTATCGCAGCTTGATCGTATTCTGCTTGGGCGAGCGGAACTGCATCGGCTGGTGCTGGCGGGGATTTTGAGTCGCGGCCACATCCTGCTGGAAGGATTGCCCGGCGTAGGCAAAACGGCGCTGGTCAAAACCCTCGGCGATCTGCTCGGCCTGCAATTCAAACGCGTGCAGTTCACGCCCGATTTGATGCCGAGCGACATTCTGGGGTCGCACATTCTGCAGGGCGACGGCGATGGTCGCCGTGCGATGGAATTTCACGCCGGGCCAGTGTTTACCAATTTGCTGCTGGCGGATGAAATCAATCGCGCTTCGCCAAAAACGCAATCGGCGTTGCTGGAAGCCATGCAGGAACGTTCCGTCACTTTGCTTGGCGCAACGCGGCAATTGCCCGATCCGTTTTTCGTGCTGGCATCGCAAAACCCGATTGAGCTGGAAGGAACCTACCCGCTGCCCGAAGCTCAGTTGGATCGCTTTCTGTTCAAACTGAATGTCGGCGGCGCGGATGTGGACACGCTGGATCAAATCATTTCCACGCGGCGACGCGGCGAGGCTCCTATGCCGGAGTTCGTGGTTTCCTCCGGCGAATTACACCAGTTGTTTGCGGTGATGGATCGAATCTATTTGCCGAAGGCGGTGTCGCGATATATTTCGCGTCTGGTTGCCGCCACACACGCGGATTCGCCCGAAGCGACCGAAGAGGTAAAAAACTATGTCGCTTACGGCGCTTCGCCCCGCGCGGCCATTGCGATGGCCGAAGCCGCGCGCGCATTCGCCTTGCTGGCCGGACGGCCAACGGTTGGGTTTGAAGATGTGAAAGCCGTCGCCTCACCCGTGCTGAACCATCGTCTAGTGTTGAATTACAAAGCCAAATTTGACGGCATGAACGCAAGCAGTTTGATCGCGCGACTGCTCAGCCAATTGGACGAAACCGGAATCAAACTTCCCCGCGATGTGGAGATTGAAAAATGA
- a CDS encoding tetratricopeptide repeat protein, with the protein MPVACEYCGNELPGQVKFCPKCGGSVTPPKSYDTNVSTEPLFSHDFQRETAALIPDTEELPPATVSTDKVSPPATDVLKTHIGPAATPTAPIPSKSPMKVVAIVGLFVLVAVAALSLYFATGNSADTVADANATPSPTVQPTPTETPQPQASAAPDVQSSPQETAEKTPEGSEVSGGKPKAAVGSTAATPTGKTETGSALTAEDHIKLGVNAKNPSTALAEYQQALKLDPANRDVYYLMGLSYQQLGQSEQALNAYRQCTSGKYASVAAQHVKRLEKELKKAKN; encoded by the coding sequence ATGCCGGTTGCATGTGAATACTGTGGAAACGAATTGCCAGGGCAGGTCAAATTTTGTCCGAAGTGTGGCGGTTCGGTTACCCCACCGAAATCGTACGATACCAACGTCAGCACCGAGCCTTTGTTTTCCCATGATTTCCAACGCGAAACCGCAGCGCTGATTCCGGATACGGAAGAGCTTCCTCCCGCGACGGTTTCCACCGATAAGGTTTCGCCGCCGGCGACGGACGTTTTGAAAACTCATATTGGACCTGCCGCAACGCCGACTGCGCCGATTCCGTCAAAATCGCCGATGAAGGTGGTTGCGATTGTCGGGCTATTTGTCCTGGTCGCAGTGGCTGCGCTGAGCCTGTATTTTGCTACGGGAAACTCAGCCGACACGGTTGCCGATGCGAATGCAACTCCAAGCCCGACTGTTCAGCCCACACCAACCGAAACGCCGCAACCGCAAGCTTCTGCAGCTCCTGATGTGCAATCTTCTCCGCAGGAAACTGCGGAGAAAACCCCCGAAGGCTCCGAAGTTTCCGGCGGCAAGCCCAAGGCTGCCGTTGGGAGCACGGCAGCGACTCCGACTGGGAAAACCGAAACCGGATCGGCGTTGACGGCGGAAGATCACATTAAGCTGGGAGTGAATGCCAAAAATCCCTCGACTGCGCTCGCGGAATATCAACAGGCGTTGAAACTCGATCCCGCCAACCGCGACGTTTATTACCTGATGGGTCTGTCTTACCAACAATTGGGGCAGTCGGAGCAGGCGCTGAATGCTTATCGCCAATGCACTTCCGGCAAATATGCTTCGGTTGCGGCGCAGCATGTCAAACGACTGGAAAAGGAATTGAAGAAAGCCAAAAACTAA
- a CDS encoding ABC transporter ATP-binding protein — protein MKVEVANLKKYFGATRAVDDVSFSFASGQVVGFVGPNGAGKTTTMRILATLDEPTDGQATIDGVSVIEDPEQARRLVGYVPDSLPTHRDISVHEYLDFFARAYGLKSAKRHQTVESIEEFTNLSGIREKMLIALSKGMKQRVTLARALLHDPPVLIMDEPAAGLDPRARIELRELLRVLSSQGKAILISSHILTELAEICHGAVIIEHGKILMAGGIGDLLSDSVPRRTVLIRTLGRQEELHRDLLQMPHIETARFVGEEIAAEVSGTDEACAELLAAVIARGYRVVEFKQQRANLEEIFMNVTKGVVQ, from the coding sequence ATGAAAGTCGAAGTTGCCAACCTGAAAAAGTATTTTGGCGCGACACGCGCGGTGGATGACGTTTCGTTCTCCTTTGCTTCCGGCCAGGTCGTAGGTTTCGTCGGCCCGAACGGCGCAGGCAAAACGACGACGATGCGGATTCTGGCGACGTTGGATGAACCGACCGACGGACAGGCGACGATTGACGGCGTTTCGGTGATCGAAGACCCAGAACAGGCTCGACGATTGGTTGGCTACGTGCCGGATTCGCTGCCTACGCACCGAGACATTTCCGTTCACGAATATCTGGATTTTTTCGCGCGCGCGTATGGATTGAAAAGCGCGAAACGCCATCAAACTGTCGAAAGCATCGAAGAGTTCACCAACCTCAGCGGCATTCGCGAAAAGATGCTGATCGCATTGTCCAAAGGAATGAAGCAGCGCGTGACGCTTGCGCGCGCCTTGCTGCACGATCCGCCGGTGTTGATTATGGACGAACCGGCGGCGGGGCTTGATCCTCGCGCACGCATCGAGTTGCGCGAATTGCTGCGCGTTTTATCCAGCCAAGGCAAAGCCATTTTGATCAGTTCGCACATCCTGACGGAACTGGCCGAAATCTGCCACGGCGCTGTGATCATCGAACACGGCAAAATTCTGATGGCGGGCGGCATTGGCGATTTGCTGAGCGACAGTGTTCCGCGCCGCACGGTGTTGATTCGCACGCTCGGACGCCAGGAAGAATTGCATCGCGATTTGCTGCAAATGCCGCACATCGAAACCGCTCGTTTCGTTGGCGAGGAAATCGCCGCCGAAGTCAGCGGAACCGACGAAGCCTGCGCGGAATTGCTTGCCGCCGTCATTGCGCGCGGCTATCGCGTAGTCGAATTCAAACAGCAACGCGCCAACCTGGAAGAAATCTTCATGAACGTCACCAAAGGAGTCGTGCAATGA
- a CDS encoding lasso peptide biosynthesis B2 protein yields the protein MKHLLKFYRYIFDWENYLLLARAIEAARLVRRHLPERAVSPQFGSALTAVDRIYLPPQTGWRISEEEKIVRFAAFVIAFPVEWGKCVHQSLIVYRLLNGYGIPAKICFGVRRDEPRTDGHAWVEKLSEPERPFSERADPREKFTVVYTSRLPETC from the coding sequence ATGAAGCACCTGCTGAAGTTTTACCGATACATTTTCGATTGGGAAAATTATTTACTGCTGGCCAGAGCAATTGAAGCGGCTCGATTGGTCAGAAGGCATTTGCCTGAGCGGGCGGTTTCGCCGCAGTTTGGTTCGGCGCTAACGGCTGTGGACCGGATTTACTTGCCGCCGCAAACCGGTTGGAGGATTTCCGAGGAAGAAAAGATCGTTCGTTTTGCCGCTTTCGTCATCGCGTTTCCGGTCGAATGGGGGAAATGCGTGCACCAATCATTAATCGTTTATCGGCTGTTAAACGGATACGGAATTCCGGCAAAAATCTGCTTCGGAGTCAGGCGCGATGAACCAAGGACCGATGGGCATGCCTGGGTTGAAAAACTCAGCGAGCCGGAACGCCCATTTTCCGAACGTGCGGACCCGCGCGAAAAATTCACTGTGGTTTATACTTCGCGCCTACCGGAAACGTGTTGA